A stretch of Anaerobranca gottschalkii DSM 13577 DNA encodes these proteins:
- the recJ gene encoding single-stranded-DNA-specific exonuclease RecJ, translating into MLEKKWLWKEVDKKQVEELANEHNISPFIAELLIKRGIASEDVPAFLNPKLEDLYSPFRLKDMEKGVERIKRAIKNKEKILIFGDYDVDGITSTAVLYFGLKELGGEVSYYIPNREEGYGLNKEALAQAISQGVSLVITVDCGITGLEEVIFCNEQGVNCIVTDHHLPPEVLPPAFAIINPKQKGCNYPFKELAGVGLAFKLITALYQTFNKIGWEKYLDLVALGTVADLVPLLGENRTIVSLGLKKMNEDLRMPLKKLASVAGVTTEIEAYHLGFVFGPRLNAAGRLESPKEAINLLLAQNEEQALELAKFLDKQNKERQEVEQRILEECIQMVDKLNLGKTKVLVLANEDWHHGVIGIVASRLVEKYHRPVILLAIKGEEANGSCRSIEGFHIHQALTYCEDLLIKYGGHAMAAGLTINKKYINEFREKINSYAVENNIDNYLVPKLYIDATLDPTNLDLKMIGEINKLKPFGQGNPPPVFRIPNLKICKFSLINECHLKVDFKLDHMWLNTIGFKKGDLISRIYGKKHISVAGYLEENNFNGNTSLQMKFIDLKDESFQSQERFIEILDFRKRSLKAYFKLVENLGKKYILYTNGYYKNKLEKFYLEQKNVIIKEYGEKIEKGIPVFLHPPFKQRDFLQTIRDYEELGVEQIIIAFREDNVLLLPDRDFLVALYTAIKKLNNEGKPADINNIKIILNDKFSVDYLIHRGLNIFSECNLIYLKKDCWFLSDVQEKVDYQKSTTFQKYSKQQQLFYKWHQFALNSSLEDLLENQQFIIEEDKIWI; encoded by the coding sequence ATGTTAGAGAAAAAGTGGTTATGGAAAGAAGTGGATAAAAAGCAGGTTGAAGAGTTAGCTAATGAACATAATATCAGTCCCTTTATTGCGGAACTGTTAATTAAGCGGGGAATTGCTTCAGAAGATGTACCCGCCTTTTTAAACCCAAAACTAGAAGATCTATATTCACCCTTTAGATTAAAGGATATGGAAAAAGGGGTAGAAAGGATTAAAAGGGCTATAAAAAACAAAGAGAAAATACTAATTTTTGGTGATTATGATGTAGATGGAATAACAAGTACTGCAGTTTTATATTTTGGCTTAAAAGAGTTAGGTGGAGAAGTAAGTTATTATATCCCTAATCGGGAAGAAGGCTATGGCCTTAATAAAGAAGCTTTAGCTCAAGCTATATCCCAAGGTGTAAGTTTAGTAATTACAGTGGATTGCGGTATTACAGGATTAGAAGAAGTAATATTTTGTAACGAACAAGGGGTTAATTGTATCGTTACAGATCACCATTTACCTCCTGAAGTATTGCCTCCAGCCTTTGCTATCATCAATCCCAAACAAAAGGGATGTAACTATCCTTTCAAAGAATTAGCAGGGGTAGGATTAGCTTTTAAATTAATAACAGCCCTTTATCAAACCTTTAATAAGATAGGCTGGGAAAAGTATTTAGATTTGGTGGCTTTAGGCACAGTGGCAGATTTGGTCCCTTTATTAGGAGAAAATCGAACGATCGTCAGTTTAGGGCTTAAAAAGATGAATGAAGATTTGAGAATGCCTTTAAAAAAATTAGCATCAGTAGCAGGTGTAACCACCGAAATAGAAGCTTATCACTTAGGTTTTGTTTTCGGTCCGAGACTTAACGCTGCAGGTAGGTTAGAAAGTCCTAAAGAAGCTATCAATTTACTTTTAGCCCAAAATGAGGAACAGGCGTTGGAACTGGCTAAATTTTTAGATAAACAAAATAAAGAAAGGCAAGAGGTAGAACAGCGGATTTTAGAAGAATGTATTCAAATGGTAGATAAGTTAAACTTAGGGAAAACTAAAGTACTTGTCTTAGCCAATGAAGACTGGCATCATGGTGTCATTGGTATAGTTGCTTCTAGACTTGTGGAAAAATACCATAGACCAGTGATTCTCTTAGCTATAAAGGGTGAAGAAGCTAATGGTTCATGTCGAAGTATCGAAGGTTTTCATATCCACCAAGCTTTAACCTATTGTGAAGATTTATTAATAAAATACGGTGGTCATGCTATGGCAGCTGGGCTGACTATTAATAAAAAATATATTAATGAATTTAGAGAAAAAATAAACAGTTATGCAGTGGAGAATAATATAGATAATTATTTAGTTCCTAAATTATATATTGATGCAACCTTAGACCCAACTAATTTAGATTTAAAAATGATTGGTGAAATAAATAAACTTAAGCCTTTTGGTCAAGGAAATCCTCCCCCTGTATTTAGAATTCCTAATTTAAAAATTTGTAAGTTTTCTCTAATCAATGAATGTCATTTAAAAGTTGATTTTAAATTGGATCATATGTGGTTAAATACCATAGGGTTTAAAAAGGGAGATTTAATATCAAGGATTTATGGGAAAAAACACATAAGTGTTGCCGGCTATTTAGAAGAAAACAATTTTAATGGAAATACCTCTCTACAAATGAAATTTATTGATTTAAAAGATGAAAGTTTTCAAAGTCAGGAAAGGTTTATAGAAATTTTAGATTTTAGAAAGAGGTCATTAAAAGCATACTTTAAATTAGTCGAAAATCTAGGTAAGAAATATATTCTGTATACAAATGGATATTATAAAAATAAATTGGAAAAATTTTATTTAGAACAAAAAAATGTTATAATAAAAGAATACGGAGAAAAGATAGAAAAGGGTATTCCCGTTTTTTTACATCCACCCTTTAAACAAAGGGATTTTCTGCAAACAATTAGAGATTACGAGGAGTTAGGGGTAGAACAGATAATAATCGCTTTTAGGGAAGATAATGTACTTTTATTACCAGATAGAGATTTTTTAGTGGCCCTATATACAGCGATCAAAAAACTTAATAATGAAGGGAAACCAGCCGATATAAATAATATAAAAATTATCCTTAACGATAAATTTTCTGTTGACTATTTAATCCATAGAGGTTTAAATATATTTAGTGAATGTAATTTGATATATTTAAAAAAGGATTGTTGGTTCCTTTCAGATGTTCAAGAAAAGGTAGACTATCAAAAATCTACCACTTTCCAAAAATACTCCAAACAACAACAGCTTTTCTATAAATGGCACCAATTTGCTTTAAATTCTAGTTTAGAAGATCTCTTAGAAAACCAACAATTTATTATAGAGGAGGATAAAATATGGATTTAA
- a CDS encoding adenine phosphoribosyltransferase: MDLKSMIREIPDFPKEGIGFKDITTLLQDGKGFKEAIKRMADYCRDKNIDIVVGPEARGFLIGAPLAYELGAGFVPVRKPGKLPGETVEITYELEYGTDSLQIHKDAIKPGQRVLVADDLLATGGTVKATVDLVKELGGEVVAIGFLIELTFLNGREKLEGNEIFSLIEY; encoded by the coding sequence ATGGATTTAAAAAGTATGATTAGAGAAATACCGGATTTTCCTAAAGAAGGGATAGGTTTCAAAGATATAACTACCCTTCTTCAAGATGGAAAAGGATTTAAAGAAGCAATCAAAAGGATGGCTGACTATTGTAGAGATAAAAATATAGATATTGTAGTAGGGCCTGAAGCCCGAGGTTTTCTTATCGGAGCACCCCTTGCCTATGAATTAGGGGCTGGATTTGTCCCTGTTCGCAAACCAGGAAAATTGCCTGGGGAAACAGTAGAAATAACCTATGAATTAGAATATGGTACTGATAGTTTGCAAATACATAAAGATGCTATCAAACCAGGTCAAAGGGTGTTAGTTGCAGATGATCTATTGGCTACTGGGGGAACTGTTAAGGCGACTGTAGATTTAGTTAAAGAACTTGGAGGAGAAGTTGTAGCTATAGGTTTTTTGATTGAATTAACTTTCTTAAATGGCAGAGAAAAGCTTGAAGGAAATGAAATATTTTCACTTATTGAGTATTAA
- a CDS encoding RelA/SpoT family protein, with protein sequence MEKVITDIQVIKDKLNEKGVKGDLSILDKAYLWAKEAHKDQLRESGDSFIVHPLGVAYILVELEMDVDAIAASILHDVVEDTHVTLEEIQREFGESIALLVDGVTKLTRIEFKSKEEQQAESFRKMFLAMAKDIRVIIIKLADRLHNMRTLVYSPPDKQKRLAKETLEIYAPLAHRMGIFKIKWELEDLSFRFLQPQEYYSLAQQIAQKRDEREKFIGEIIEILKDKILSAGINADIDGRPKHLYSIYQKMKNKGKALNEIYDLTAIRIIVDSVKECYGVLGIIHSLWKPIPGRFKDYIAMPKPNMYQSLHTTVLCPKGNPLEIQIRTWEMHKTAEYGVAAHWQYKEGNLNKHLGQKRSWFKQFMEWQKELDTHEYMESLKIDLFNEEVFVFTPKGDVIDLPYGAVPLDFAYRIHTDIGHRFAGAKVNGSIVQLNYPLKTGDIVEILTKPNKAPSRDWLKIVKTSHAKSKIRSWFKKERQEENIERGKEILEKELRKLHFDPATVLKDEYLEKIAKRYNYSTSNDLYAAVGFGGFSGMSIAKKIIEEYKKSLPGAETDHLSQISLYNKRKKDSSIGVTVKGIDNLLIRFSKCCKPVPGDEIVGYITRGRGVSIHRADCPNITIENRERLIDVEWNETKKLNYPVELSIYAWDRRGILQEVMNTVAEEKANIVAVSGKGKEDGTATIRLTVEITDVSHLEKLMNKLKNVKSVINVVRHGKRGEFK encoded by the coding sequence ATGGAAAAGGTTATAACTGATATTCAAGTAATTAAAGATAAATTAAATGAAAAAGGTGTAAAAGGTGACTTATCCATCCTAGATAAAGCATACCTGTGGGCTAAAGAGGCTCACAAAGATCAACTTAGGGAGTCGGGAGACTCCTTTATTGTTCACCCTTTGGGAGTTGCTTATATTTTAGTGGAATTGGAAATGGATGTAGACGCCATTGCTGCATCTATTCTTCACGATGTAGTGGAAGATACCCATGTAACTTTAGAAGAAATTCAAAGGGAATTTGGAGAAAGTATTGCCCTTTTAGTGGATGGGGTTACTAAGCTTACTAGAATTGAATTTAAATCTAAAGAAGAGCAACAAGCGGAGAGTTTCCGAAAAATGTTTTTAGCAATGGCAAAAGATATCAGGGTAATAATAATTAAATTAGCAGATAGACTCCACAATATGCGGACATTGGTGTATTCACCACCAGATAAACAAAAGAGATTAGCAAAAGAGACCCTTGAAATTTATGCACCCTTAGCCCATCGTATGGGTATTTTTAAAATAAAGTGGGAATTAGAAGATTTGAGTTTTAGGTTTTTACAACCCCAAGAATATTACAGTTTAGCCCAACAGATTGCTCAAAAGAGGGACGAGCGGGAAAAATTTATCGGAGAAATTATTGAAATTTTAAAGGATAAAATATTAAGTGCTGGGATAAATGCAGATATCGATGGTAGACCTAAGCATTTGTATTCTATCTACCAAAAAATGAAAAATAAAGGTAAAGCATTAAATGAAATTTATGATTTAACTGCTATTAGAATTATTGTAGACTCTGTAAAGGAGTGTTATGGGGTATTAGGTATAATTCACAGCTTGTGGAAACCTATCCCTGGAAGGTTTAAAGATTATATAGCTATGCCTAAACCTAATATGTATCAATCCCTCCATACTACTGTTCTCTGCCCTAAAGGTAATCCTTTGGAAATTCAGATTAGAACTTGGGAAATGCATAAAACTGCAGAATATGGAGTTGCTGCCCATTGGCAGTACAAGGAAGGTAACTTAAATAAGCATCTAGGACAAAAGAGATCATGGTTTAAACAGTTTATGGAATGGCAAAAAGAACTGGACACCCATGAATATATGGAGTCTTTAAAGATTGACCTTTTTAATGAAGAGGTATTTGTTTTTACTCCTAAAGGGGATGTCATAGATTTACCCTATGGTGCAGTTCCTTTGGATTTTGCTTACCGTATTCATACCGATATTGGTCACAGGTTTGCCGGTGCTAAAGTCAACGGTTCAATAGTTCAATTGAATTATCCTTTAAAAACTGGAGATATTGTGGAAATTTTAACTAAACCTAATAAAGCACCTAGTAGAGATTGGCTAAAAATTGTTAAAACATCCCATGCTAAAAGTAAAATACGCTCATGGTTTAAAAAAGAACGGCAAGAAGAGAATATAGAAAGAGGTAAAGAGATTTTAGAGAAAGAGCTTAGAAAACTCCATTTTGATCCCGCTACAGTTTTGAAAGATGAATACTTAGAAAAAATAGCTAAAAGATATAATTATAGTACATCTAATGACCTTTACGCAGCTGTAGGTTTTGGTGGTTTTAGTGGAATGTCTATAGCAAAAAAAATAATAGAAGAATATAAAAAATCATTACCTGGAGCTGAAACTGATCATCTATCACAAATTAGCCTGTATAATAAACGTAAAAAAGATTCTTCCATCGGAGTTACTGTTAAAGGAATAGATAATTTGCTTATAAGATTTTCAAAGTGTTGTAAACCTGTCCCAGGAGATGAAATAGTAGGATACATTACGAGAGGAAGGGGTGTATCTATCCATCGGGCAGATTGCCCTAATATTACTATTGAGAACAGGGAAAGACTTATTGATGTAGAATGGAATGAAACGAAAAAACTAAACTATCCAGTAGAATTAAGTATCTATGCATGGGATAGACGGGGGATTTTACAAGAAGTAATGAATACAGTGGCTGAAGAAAAGGCTAATATAGTAGCGGTTTCCGGAAAGGGAAAAGAAGATGGAACTGCTACAATTAGATTAACTGTGGAAATTACCGATGTTTCCCATTTAGAAAAACTGATGAATAAATTAAAAAACGTTAAGTCTGTTATTAATGTAGTAAGACATGGAAAGAGGGGAGAATTTAAATGA
- the dtd gene encoding D-aminoacyl-tRNA deacylase, whose product MRAVIQRVSRASVTVDGDKISEIGKGFLVLLGVGQDDGEGDISYIVDKITNLRVFEDENEKMNLSLKDIGGELLVVSQFTLYGDCRKGRRPSFSSAANPEEANRLYLEVCDRLRTQGFAVKQGKFAAMMDVELVNDGPVTILLDSKKNF is encoded by the coding sequence ATGAGAGCTGTAATACAAAGGGTTTCTAGAGCATCTGTAACAGTAGATGGTGATAAAATTTCTGAAATAGGCAAAGGTTTTTTAGTTTTACTAGGAGTAGGACAAGATGATGGTGAAGGAGACATAAGTTATATTGTAGATAAGATTACAAACCTTAGGGTATTTGAAGATGAAAATGAAAAAATGAATTTATCTTTAAAAGATATTGGCGGGGAGTTATTAGTAGTTTCCCAGTTTACTTTATATGGAGATTGTCGGAAAGGGAGACGTCCTAGTTTTAGCTCTGCCGCTAATCCTGAAGAAGCAAATAGATTGTATTTGGAAGTTTGTGATAGATTAAGGACACAAGGTTTTGCTGTAAAACAAGGGAAGTTTGCAGCTATGATGGATGTGGAACTGGTAAACGATGGACCAGTAACTATATTGCTTGATAGTAAAAAGAATTTTTAA
- a CDS encoding MBL fold metallo-hydrolase, which yields MLEIRTLVVGPIQNNCYIVSDQNKRAFIVDPGGDVEEIIEACSGLDVLYILNTHGHIDHIGGNKGVKEAFPQGKLVVHKDDEKMLYDPNLNLSRLMGGAVVSPKADLVVEDNDTLPFGDKEIKIIHVPGHTPGGILIQIENFIFSGDTVFAGSIGRTDLPGGDMKTLLNSIKSKFLTLPDSHIVYPGHGEETTVKEERENNPFFQF from the coding sequence ATGTTAGAAATAAGAACATTGGTGGTAGGTCCTATTCAAAACAATTGTTATATAGTATCAGATCAAAATAAAAGGGCATTTATAGTTGATCCAGGGGGAGATGTTGAGGAAATTATTGAAGCTTGCAGTGGTTTAGATGTCTTGTACATTTTAAACACCCACGGCCATATAGATCATATTGGAGGAAATAAAGGGGTAAAAGAGGCTTTCCCTCAAGGTAAATTGGTGGTTCATAAAGATGATGAAAAAATGCTTTATGATCCAAACTTGAATTTATCAAGGTTAATGGGTGGTGCAGTAGTCTCCCCTAAAGCAGATTTAGTTGTTGAGGATAATGATACTTTACCCTTTGGTGACAAAGAAATTAAAATAATCCATGTTCCTGGCCATACCCCTGGAGGTATTCTTATTCAAATAGAAAACTTTATTTTTTCAGGTGATACGGTATTTGCTGGATCTATTGGTAGAACAGATTTACCCGGTGGGGATATGAAAACCCTTTTAAATTCAATTAAGTCTAAATTTTTAACTTTACCCGATTCTCATATTGTTTACCCTGGCCACGGTGAAGAAACTACAGTTAAAGAAGAACGGGAAAATAATCCATTTTTTCAGTTTTAA
- a CDS encoding sensor domain-containing diguanylate cyclase has protein sequence MKRFIFGILLQSLGLYFLLKKTDFFSVIIAYVFFTTIFLFYIIHLKNKGKMEKYEGDRRILESIIQINDSILKVQNKEQLYQLILQKAVEIIPDAQMGSILILKENGFLEFEGTVGFSFNKNIDIKIKLEDTFLYRKSKGNIQKPCIIDDVELFNEDIIARDLKAKAQDTDFFITQSTVSAPIIINGVLYGMINVDNRKKGAFTEKDLLLMEYFASQIGTVIQRHQLLEKMKYLSQYDSLTNIYNRSYFEQRLTELYNKVEREKGNFSIVLFDLNNLKIINDTYGHDIGDRLITTFACEMKKSLDTSNTLFARYGGDEFIALFLNPKVEEIINILNKVSDKLAKEGMEIISQKIPVTFSYGISTYPSDAKDIKSLITVADTRMYKDKEKKKRRIKFEV, from the coding sequence TTGAAAAGATTTATCTTCGGAATCTTGTTGCAATCATTAGGACTTTATTTTTTACTTAAAAAAACAGATTTTTTTTCTGTAATAATAGCCTATGTATTTTTTACAACAATTTTTTTGTTTTACATAATTCATCTAAAAAATAAGGGGAAAATGGAGAAATATGAGGGGGATAGGCGAATACTAGAAAGTATTATTCAAATCAATGATAGTATTTTAAAAGTGCAAAACAAGGAACAACTTTATCAACTTATTTTACAAAAAGCTGTAGAAATTATACCAGATGCCCAAATGGGAAGTATATTGATTTTGAAAGAAAATGGTTTCTTAGAATTTGAAGGAACGGTAGGATTTTCCTTTAATAAAAATATAGATATAAAAATAAAGTTAGAAGATACTTTCTTATATAGAAAAAGTAAAGGTAACATCCAAAAACCTTGTATAATAGATGATGTTGAGTTATTTAATGAAGATATTATAGCTAGAGACTTAAAAGCGAAAGCTCAAGATACTGACTTTTTTATAACCCAATCTACTGTGAGTGCACCGATTATTATTAATGGAGTATTATATGGTATGATAAATGTAGATAACAGAAAAAAAGGTGCTTTTACAGAAAAAGATTTATTGCTCATGGAATATTTCGCTTCTCAAATTGGAACGGTTATTCAGCGACATCAGTTATTAGAAAAGATGAAATATTTATCCCAATATGATAGCTTGACAAATATCTATAACCGCAGTTATTTTGAACAAAGGCTTACTGAACTTTATAATAAAGTTGAAAGGGAAAAAGGTAATTTTAGTATTGTTCTTTTCGATCTTAATAATTTAAAAATAATTAATGATACCTATGGCCATGATATAGGTGATCGGTTAATTACCACCTTTGCTTGTGAAATGAAAAAGAGTTTAGATACTAGTAATACGTTGTTTGCCCGTTATGGTGGAGATGAATTTATAGCCCTATTCTTAAACCCAAAAGTAGAAGAAATTATTAATATCTTAAATAAAGTTAGTGATAAATTAGCGAAGGAAGGAATGGAAATAATTTCGCAAAAAATACCAGTGACCTTTAGTTATGGAATATCTACATATCCCTCTGATGCAAAGGATATTAAAAGTTTAATAACCGTTGCTGATACTAGGATGTACAAAGATAAAGAGAAAAAGAAAAGAAGGATAAAATTTGAGGTGTAA
- the hemZ gene encoding coproporphyrinogen dehydrogenase HemZ: MKINCNISPEFIKYIDELILLCTERHNLFFNDPKTENYEINLVVKVNNEKVICEGEFRQNHYFYCEEKSELKLMLKRSIFQVLSKILGRPLSPWGILTGVRPTKVIQGFIDDGLTVEEIKIELKNNYLVSPEKIEIMFKIRDEQKNLLGKLQNSLNIYIGIPFCPSRCSYCSFTSYTTNKSKDLIEPYLQGLLEEINFYGDIIKEKGMNVVTIYIGGGTPSILSPKQIQILLERVEKSFPVDKLLEYTFEGGRPDTLTEEKLKIIKRFGVNRLSINPQTMNDQTLEIIGRTHTKEQFIRVFNQAKELGFNWINTDLIIGLADEGFKEFRKTLEDVITLNPENITVHSLALKRAAIQKGKSPLTFNEAKEIMDFTYTIMGESGYTPYYLYRQKAMAGNQENIGFTKTGFISPYNVVSIEEIGNVLALGSGGISKVVRDGEIIRFSNPKDPNQYLEKIKARDFKEVFFR; this comes from the coding sequence ATGAAAATTAATTGTAATATCTCACCGGAATTTATTAAATATATAGATGAGTTAATTCTATTATGCACTGAGCGGCATAACTTATTTTTTAATGACCCTAAAACAGAAAATTATGAAATAAATTTAGTGGTTAAAGTTAATAATGAAAAAGTCATTTGTGAAGGTGAATTTAGACAAAATCACTACTTTTATTGTGAGGAAAAGTCAGAATTAAAACTGATGTTAAAAAGGAGTATTTTTCAAGTACTCAGTAAAATTTTAGGAAGACCATTAAGCCCATGGGGAATTTTAACTGGAGTAAGACCTACTAAAGTAATTCAAGGTTTTATTGATGATGGTTTAACAGTTGAAGAAATAAAAATTGAACTTAAAAACAATTACTTAGTTTCTCCAGAAAAAATCGAGATTATGTTTAAAATAAGGGATGAACAAAAAAACTTACTGGGAAAACTACAAAATTCTTTGAATATCTATATTGGTATTCCCTTTTGTCCCTCAAGGTGTAGCTATTGTTCTTTTACATCTTATACTACAAATAAAAGTAAAGATCTTATAGAACCTTATCTGCAAGGATTATTAGAAGAAATCAATTTTTATGGGGATATTATTAAAGAAAAGGGCATGAATGTAGTAACTATTTACATTGGAGGGGGAACTCCTAGTATTCTTTCACCGAAACAAATTCAGATTTTGTTAGAAAGGGTAGAGAAAAGTTTCCCAGTAGATAAATTGTTAGAATATACCTTTGAAGGGGGAAGACCTGATACATTAACTGAAGAAAAATTAAAGATAATCAAAAGGTTTGGAGTAAATAGGCTAAGTATTAATCCACAAACAATGAATGACCAGACTTTAGAAATCATTGGCAGAACCCATACTAAAGAACAGTTTATTAGGGTATTTAACCAAGCAAAGGAGTTGGGCTTTAATTGGATAAATACCGATTTAATCATAGGGTTAGCCGATGAAGGATTTAAAGAGTTTAGAAAAACATTAGAAGACGTGATTACTTTAAATCCAGAAAATATAACTGTTCATTCTTTAGCTTTAAAGAGGGCAGCTATACAAAAGGGGAAATCCCCTTTAACTTTTAACGAAGCTAAAGAAATAATGGACTTTACTTATACTATAATGGGTGAAAGTGGATATACTCCTTATTATTTATACCGTCAAAAAGCCATGGCAGGTAACCAGGAAAATATAGGTTTTACTAAGACTGGATTTATTAGTCCTTACAATGTAGTAAGTATTGAAGAAATTGGCAATGTCTTGGCTCTAGGAAGTGGTGGGATATCTAAAGTGGTTAGAGACGGTGAAATTATAAGATTTTCTAACCCTAAAGATCCAAATCAGTACTTAGAAAAAATAAAGGCCCGTGATTTTAAGGAAGTATTTTTCAGATAA
- a CDS encoding dicarboxylate/amino acid:cation symporter has product MKKLGLLPKLLLGIVLGIIIGSTKITFLTRILVTFSGIFGSFLGFIIPLIIIGFVSPGIAELGKKAGKLLGITAGLAYGSTILAGILSFISARTILPWLITSGTELASNGLTVEGYFQIQIPPIMGVMTALVTAFLLGLGMASIESKVIYNFMKEFQNIINKVITNIIIPFLPVHIAGIFSKMAYTGEVVSTISVFGKVVVLVLLTHYVYIFLQYIAAGLYTGRNPFKSVKRMLPAYLTAIGTQSSAATIPVTVRSTKNNDVADEVAEFVIPLCATIHLAGSTITLAICAIAVMALDGVWLSFSQVLPFILMLGVTMVAAPGVPGGAIMAALGLLQTMLGFTESQLALMMAIYIAQDSFGTAANVTGDGAIALVINKIAKKQR; this is encoded by the coding sequence GTGAAAAAGTTAGGTTTACTGCCCAAGTTGTTGTTAGGAATTGTTTTAGGTATTATCATCGGTTCTACAAAAATTACTTTTTTAACCAGAATCTTGGTAACTTTTAGTGGTATTTTTGGTAGTTTCTTAGGATTTATAATTCCTCTTATTATCATTGGTTTTGTATCACCAGGTATTGCAGAACTAGGGAAAAAAGCTGGTAAATTGTTGGGTATTACAGCTGGTCTAGCTTATGGTTCTACAATATTAGCAGGAATATTATCTTTTATTTCTGCTAGGACTATTTTGCCTTGGTTAATTACTAGCGGAACTGAATTAGCTTCAAATGGTTTAACTGTAGAAGGATATTTTCAAATTCAAATTCCTCCTATTATGGGAGTAATGACAGCATTAGTAACTGCCTTCTTATTAGGTCTAGGAATGGCTAGTATAGAAAGTAAAGTTATTTATAATTTTATGAAAGAATTTCAAAATATCATAAACAAGGTAATAACTAATATCATAATTCCATTTTTGCCAGTACACATCGCAGGTATATTTTCTAAAATGGCTTATACTGGCGAAGTTGTTAGTACTATATCAGTATTTGGTAAAGTTGTAGTTTTAGTATTGTTAACCCATTATGTATATATTTTCTTACAATATATTGCAGCAGGTTTATACACTGGTAGAAATCCATTCAAAAGTGTAAAAAGGATGCTACCTGCCTATTTAACTGCCATTGGTACTCAATCTTCAGCAGCTACTATACCTGTAACTGTTAGATCAACAAAAAATAATGATGTTGCCGATGAAGTTGCTGAATTTGTAATACCCCTTTGTGCAACTATCCACTTAGCCGGTAGTACAATAACTTTAGCTATTTGTGCTATAGCGGTAATGGCTTTAGATGGTGTTTGGTTATCTTTCTCCCAAGTTCTACCCTTTATTCTAATGTTAGGGGTTACGATGGTAGCAGCCCCTGGTGTGCCAGGTGGAGCAATTATGGCGGCATTAGGATTGTTACAAACTATGTTAGGCTTTACTGAAAGCCAATTAGCATTAATGATGGCAATCTATATTGCACAAGATAGTTTTGGTACAGCTGCTAATGTTACCGGTGATGGTGCCATTGCCCTAGTAATAAATAAAATTGCTAAAAAACAAAGATAA